Sequence from the Rutidosis leptorrhynchoides isolate AG116_Rl617_1_P2 chromosome 3, CSIRO_AGI_Rlap_v1, whole genome shotgun sequence genome:
AGTGTTACTTGTTATTATTTGTTTgtaagtggtaacaaatcaatcaggATTCATTGTAAGTTGATGATTGTTGTATAAGACCATTCAAATATCTTTAACTGTGATGCATGCAATGttgcaaaagtcggccgacttgacaCACGCGTCGGCTGACGCGTCCGGCCGACTTGAccgacgcgtcgttttttaggcatggccgatgcgtcgttgctaaaaagtcggtcaaaggtaaaaagtcggtcaaagtcggtcaaagtcggaaaAAGTCAGTCAAATTcagaaaaagtcggtcaaagtcggttaaattcagtcaaagtcggtcaaagttagTCAAAGTCGGTCAATCTTTAATTTTTTTGTAATATCGTTAATAAATGTTCATTGTTCATGtttataaatatagtttatattttaagattcgatttatatgatattatatataaatatatatatttaataaaactattttaaaaagtcaacgttagtcaatacCCGTTGCGTCCCCGTTACGTCATCGTTGCGTCCGACGCGTCGTGTTTTAAGCATGACCGATGCGTCCCCcactcgcgtcttttacaaccttggaTGCATGATCTAAATGTGCTTGTCATTTTGCAGAAGGTTTCTAATTTCTATGGAGGATGAAGGAGCACATTGTTGGATTGACTAGAAGGTGTTTGTATTCTCTGAACTAATTgagtgtttatttatttatttatttgaagaGTTGAATATGAACTTTGTTTCATTGTTCCCTTTTATCTAATGCTGAAGACTTCTAGGTATAATTTTTCATCTTTTTAGGTATGGGCTTTGATATTCACTAAGTTAGCAAATAGCAACTCTACACAAAGTTTAAAAAAACGGCCCTAAAACTCAACAAATAGAGATAGGTCTAATGGTTCTTTTAAATGGGTCAAATGGATCGAACATAACAAGTTTTATTCATCAGATGCAAGCGATCATTGTTGTATCATTTATTATGTAATTAATATTTTCTTACATGTATAAAGTGTAAATACAAACGTAAAACGTAATCTGACCTGTAAAAATAGATGACCCGTTTGGACCCATTTAAGACCCATTACCCAACCCAACCCAACTCATTTGGACATGTTTAAAAATTTGACCTTTACCCAAACCGACTCAACCTAACCCGTATTCCAGGTATACTATACACCGAATTCACCCCTTCACTTTCAACTCAGTTTTCTTATTATGCTTTTGCTTTAATTATTGCATTTTATCCAAACAACCAATCCTGAGTGCTGACACAAGTAACATATGAGTGGCTCACATCAACACATGTCACAAAAACAATCAACTATATCTCATGTCTCATTCTCTCTTTCAATTTCACCTCTCAAATTTCCCTCCATTCATTTCATGCCTTATCTTCACAAACAATGGCAATTTCCACTTCTTCAGAGTGGTCATTAGCTTGCATTCATCGCATTAAAACAACCCACAAAAACCTCACATTTAATTCATCCAATAACTCACCAATTCAGTTACTTGTTCCCCCTCATtccacatcatcatcttcaagaaTCTTGATCTCCAATTCCTCACTAATTTACCCATCACTCTTTTTAGAAGATGAAGAATCCACTGATTCTTCCCTCCAATTTGCACTCAATCTTCAAGACTTTCAAGATTTTCAAGATTTATCACTACCCCAACAGGAAAGTGTCAATCTTTTTATATGCAAAATGTTCAAAGATTCAAAAACTGAAGCTTTGGGGTTTGAGAGTTACGAGAAAGCCAAAAGAATGCAGGGTTTTGTGCCTTCAAGATCTACATTGCATAATCTTATAAGGTATTCATTGCGTTTAAATAATTGGAACTCAATTTGGTCAATTTCTCAAGATTTTGGGAATTTTAATGTTTACCCAGATGCCTCATCATGTTGTAGCTTAATAAGTAGTTGCATTCGAGCGAAAAGATTTAAACTTTCTGATAATTTACTTCATGTTTTGAAATTTGAGAAAGATGTTGCTGTTTTGAGTTTCAATGTGGCCATGAGAAGTTATAATAAGCTTCATATGTATAGTAGTACAGTTAAGGTTTTCGATATGATGATATCTTCTTGTATGCAATTAGACGGCGAATGTTATGGCCACACTATGGAAGCCTATCAAAAATTGGGTAAGAACGATAAAGTTATATCCTTGTTCAAAGAATTCGAATCAAGTAGTACCGAATGGACACCATTTTACTCACAAATTTACAGGATTTTATGCGAGTCGTTAGCAAAATCAGGAAAACCGTTTGAAGCTCTACATTTCTTTAGGGAAATGATTAAAAAAGGGTTCCCTGAGGATCCTTCTTTTTACTCTATATTAATCAATTCGTTTGCAAGCATTCGAGAAGTGAAAATGGTTGAATGTCTTTTGGAAGAGGCTGAGGGGAAGAAGATGTTAAGGGACCCCGCGGTGTTTTTACAAGTCGTGTTAATGCACATTGAACTAAATCTACTTGACAAAACTCTTGACGTCGTTTCATCAATGAAACGCGCGAATACAAGAGTTTCGGATTGTATCTTTTGCGCTATTGTAAATGGGTTCTCAAAGAAAAGAGGGTTGACTCAAGCCACTAAGGTGTATGAAGATTTGGTCTCAAATGGGTCGAACCCTGGTCAAGTGACCTATGCATCGGTCCTAAACGTTTATCGTAAGCTTGGTTTATATGACAAAGCAGAAGAAGTATTTTGGGAAATGGACAATAATGGATTTGACAAATGTGTTGTAGCTTACTCTAGTATGATTGCAATGTATGGTAAAGTCAATAGAATTAGGGACGCGATGAGACTTTTGGCGAGAATGAAAGAAAGGGGCGTCGAGCTCAACGTGTGGATTTACAATTCGCTCCTTGATATGCATGGGAAAGTTTTGAACTTGAAACAAGTTGAAAAGATATGGAAAGAAATGAAAAGAAGGAAAGTTACGCCCGATAAAGTAAGTTATACGAGTATTATAAGCGCTTATAGTAAGGCTCGAGAGTTTGATATGTGTACGAAATATTATTATGAGTATAGGCTTAATGGAGGTTTGATCGATAGGGCGTTGGGTGGAATTATGGTAGGGGTGTTCTCAAAACTTAGTCGAGTTGATGAACTTGTGAAGCTTTTGAAAGATATGAAAAACGAGGGAACGGGTTTAGATGCACGACTTTATAGATCATCGTTGAACGCTTTACGAGACGCAGGTGGGCGTATTCAAGTTAAATGGTTCGAAGAGGGCTTTGATCCTAGCTGATAAGGAGATTGTAAAAAGTTTGGAGGGGTAATTCCTATGGAAGACTTTTAACTATGAATAACAAAATGATCATGATATCATATGACTTGCATTTTTATGTTGGTAGAtttgtttaggatttatggccaaaTAAGCTAATTTCAACTTTCAGAtcttctattgtatgcattcaatttTCTAAGTTGTACTATTGTACGCATCAAGTAAATTGTACAAGTGTACGGTTAATATGTCGAAAAATTTACGTGATTGATCCTTCATGTATGCCCAATATTGCACGTTCGccactaatatttatttttaacgcGGTTGGTCCTAATATTCTTCTTCAATCTCCTCCACTcacatcttcatcttcatcgttAAAAGAATAAGAACCCTAATTTTAACAACCAACATTGTTACCTTTTACGAAGATATTACCACACTTGCAACTTTTTCATTAACCGTTTTATTGAATGCCCTAAATTCATTATCACACCTAAATTTATTCCATTTTTACAGTATAATAAATGTAAACACTTACAATCACTCAAATCTCAACCGGTTACAACATTTGAATTATTATCACTTTAACATCAATAATTGTTTTCACGTTATGGAGTTCTTTGAACCCAACTAATTTTCTAAACTGTTTTCACATACAAATTAAGAGGAGTTTAATACCGATTGATTTATCATCAAAAATTGTTTTCACATACAAAATTGTTCATCATTTTAACATCaaaaatatttttcatatacaAAATAAGAGAGGATTATTACTACTGCTTGTTAATCGTTTTACCCTCATAATCATTTTCACCTTCAATTGATTTTCTA
This genomic interval carries:
- the LOC139897049 gene encoding pentatricopeptide repeat-containing protein At5g13770, chloroplastic-like translates to MAISTSSEWSLACIHRIKTTHKNLTFNSSNNSPIQLLVPPHSTSSSSRILISNSSLIYPSLFLEDEESTDSSLQFALNLQDFQDFQDLSLPQQESVNLFICKMFKDSKTEALGFESYEKAKRMQGFVPSRSTLHNLIRYSLRLNNWNSIWSISQDFGNFNVYPDASSCCSLISSCIRAKRFKLSDNLLHVLKFEKDVAVLSFNVAMRSYNKLHMYSSTVKVFDMMISSCMQLDGECYGHTMEAYQKLGKNDKVISLFKEFESSSTEWTPFYSQIYRILCESLAKSGKPFEALHFFREMIKKGFPEDPSFYSILINSFASIREVKMVECLLEEAEGKKMLRDPAVFLQVVLMHIELNLLDKTLDVVSSMKRANTRVSDCIFCAIVNGFSKKRGLTQATKVYEDLVSNGSNPGQVTYASVLNVYRKLGLYDKAEEVFWEMDNNGFDKCVVAYSSMIAMYGKVNRIRDAMRLLARMKERGVELNVWIYNSLLDMHGKVLNLKQVEKIWKEMKRRKVTPDKVSYTSIISAYSKAREFDMCTKYYYEYRLNGGLIDRALGGIMVGVFSKLSRVDELVKLLKDMKNEGTGLDARLYRSSLNALRDAGGRIQVKWFEEGFDPS